A genomic stretch from Vulpes lagopus strain Blue_001 chromosome 11, ASM1834538v1, whole genome shotgun sequence includes:
- the EIF2D gene encoding eukaryotic translation initiation factor 2D isoform X2: MFAKAFRVKSNTAIKGSDRRKLRADVAAAFPDLGTDQVSVLVPGKEELNTVKLYAHRGDAVTVYVSGGNPILFELEKNLYPTVYTLWSYPDLLPTFTTWPLVLEKLVGGADLMLPGLVVPPAGLPQVQKGDLCAITLVGNRAPVAIGIAAMSTAEMLTSGLKGRGFSMLHTYQDHLWRSGDKSSLPSIAPLALNPPDLEKEKESITADPAMQKDLRCLTLEGEDENGGAQQQMCGRKSLSEASEDSNFRGLNPDPTDSKTLQEQMDELLQRCFLHALKCQVKKADLPLLTSTFLGNHMFSCCPEGQQLDIKKSSYRKLSKFLQQMQQEQIVQVEELSKGVESIVAVDWKHPRITSFVIPEPSPTSQTIQEGSREQPYHPPDIKSLYCVPANMTLLFQESGHKKGSILEGGEVRTIIINYAKKNDLVDANNKNLVKLDPILCDCILEKNEQHTIMKLPWDSLLTRCFEKLQPAYQVSFPGQEPIMKKGKICPIDISLAQRASNKKVTVVRNLEPYGLDPCSVASILQQRCQASTTVTPAPGAKDSLQVQIQGNQIHHLSRLLLEEYRLPRKYIQGLEKAPKPAKKK, from the exons ATGTTTGCCAAGGCCTTTCGGGTCAAGTCCAACACGGCCATCAAGGGGTCCGACAG GAGAAAGCTTCGGGCTGATGTGGCAGCTGCCTTCCCCGATCTTGGAACAGATCAGGTCTCCGTGTTAGTACCTGGAAAGGAAGAGCTCAACACTGTGAAGCTGTATGCTCATAGAGGAGATGCGGTGACTGTGTACGTGAGTGGTGGTAACCCCATCCTATTTGAACTGGAGAAAAATCTATATCCAACAG TGTACACCTTGTGGTCCTATCCTGACCTTCTCCCAACGTTCACGACATGGCCTCTGGTGCTCGAAAAACTAGTGGGGGGAGCAG ATTTGATGCTGCCAGGACTAGTGGTGCCCCCTGCTGGTCTGCCTCAGGTACAGAAGGGTGACCTCTGTGCCATCACCTTGGTGGGGAACAG agcCCCTGTTGCCATCGGAATTGCTGCCATGTCCACGGCTGAGATGCTGACCTCGGGCTTGAAAGGAAGGGGCTTCTCCATGCTGCACACCTACCAGGACCACTTATG GCGATCTGGAGACAAGTCTTCTCTACCTTCCATTGCTCCACTGGCCCTGAACCCCCCAGATCTCGAGAAAGAGAAGGAGTCCATCACGGCAGACCCCGCCATGCAGAAAGACTTGAGGTGCCTGACCCTGGAGGGAGAAGATGAAAATGGGGGGGCTCAGCAGCAGATGTGTGGGAGGAAGTCCCTCTCAGAAGCCTCAGAAGACTCAAACTTCAGGGGTCTGAATCCAGACCCTACAGACAGCAAGACCCTTCAAG AGCAAATGGATGAACTATTACAACGATGCTTCTTGCACGCTTTAAAGTGCCAAGTCAAAAAAGCTGACCTCCCTTTACTCACCAGCACATTCCTTGGCAACCACATGTTCTCCTGCTG CCCCGAAGGACAACAGCTGGACATAAAGAAATCAAGCTACAGAAAG CTCTCTAAGTTCCTGCAGCAAATGCAGCAGGAGCAGATTGTACAGGTGGAGGAGCTGAGCAAAGGGGTGGAGAGCATTGTGGCTGTGGACTGGAAGCACCCGAG GATCACATCTTTCGTCATACCCGAGCCCTCCCCGACCTCCCAGACTATCCAGGAGGGTAGCAGGGAACAGCCCTATCACCCTCCAGATATAAAATCCCTCTACTGTGTCCCAGCCAACATGACCCTGCTCTTCCAGGAGTCTGGCCACAA GAAGGGGAGTATTCTCGAGGGTGGTGAGGTCCGGACAATCATCATCAATTATGCCAAGAAAAATGACCTGGTCGATGCGAACAACAAAAA tcTTGTGAAATTGGATCCCATCCTATGTGACTGCATCTTAGAGAAAAACGAACAGCATACCATCATGAAGCTTCCATGGGACAGTCTCCTGACCAG ATGTTTTGAAAAATTGCAGCCTGCCTATCAAGTGAGCTTTCCAGGACAAGAGCCCATTATGAAGAAAGGCAAAATCTGCCCAATTGATATCAGCCTAGCACAGAGAGCATCTaataaaaag GTGACTGTGGTCCGGAACTTGGAACCCTATGGTCTAGACCCGTGCTCAGTGGCTTCCATCCTCCAGCAGCGATGCCAGGCTAGCACGACAGTCACTCCTGCCCCTGGGGCCAAGGACAGCCTGCAGGTCCAGATCCAGGGAAACCAGATCCATCACCTCAGCCGGCTGTTGCTTG AAGAGTATCGGCTTCCTCGAAAATACATCCAAGGCCTAGAAAAAGCCCCCAAACCTGCCAAGAAGAAGTAA
- the EIF2D gene encoding eukaryotic translation initiation factor 2D isoform X1: MFAKAFRVKSNTAIKGSDRRKLRADVAAAFPDLGTDQVSVLVPGKEELNTVKLYAHRGDAVTVYVSGGNPILFELEKNLYPTVYTLWSYPDLLPTFTTWPLVLEKLVGGADLMLPGLVVPPAGLPQVQKGDLCAITLVGNRAPVAIGIAAMSTAEMLTSGLKGRGFSMLHTYQDHLCFSRRSGDKSSLPSIAPLALNPPDLEKEKESITADPAMQKDLRCLTLEGEDENGGAQQQMCGRKSLSEASEDSNFRGLNPDPTDSKTLQEQMDELLQRCFLHALKCQVKKADLPLLTSTFLGNHMFSCCPEGQQLDIKKSSYRKLSKFLQQMQQEQIVQVEELSKGVESIVAVDWKHPRITSFVIPEPSPTSQTIQEGSREQPYHPPDIKSLYCVPANMTLLFQESGHKKGSILEGGEVRTIIINYAKKNDLVDANNKNLVKLDPILCDCILEKNEQHTIMKLPWDSLLTRCFEKLQPAYQVSFPGQEPIMKKGKICPIDISLAQRASNKKVTVVRNLEPYGLDPCSVASILQQRCQASTTVTPAPGAKDSLQVQIQGNQIHHLSRLLLEEYRLPRKYIQGLEKAPKPAKKK; encoded by the exons ATGTTTGCCAAGGCCTTTCGGGTCAAGTCCAACACGGCCATCAAGGGGTCCGACAG GAGAAAGCTTCGGGCTGATGTGGCAGCTGCCTTCCCCGATCTTGGAACAGATCAGGTCTCCGTGTTAGTACCTGGAAAGGAAGAGCTCAACACTGTGAAGCTGTATGCTCATAGAGGAGATGCGGTGACTGTGTACGTGAGTGGTGGTAACCCCATCCTATTTGAACTGGAGAAAAATCTATATCCAACAG TGTACACCTTGTGGTCCTATCCTGACCTTCTCCCAACGTTCACGACATGGCCTCTGGTGCTCGAAAAACTAGTGGGGGGAGCAG ATTTGATGCTGCCAGGACTAGTGGTGCCCCCTGCTGGTCTGCCTCAGGTACAGAAGGGTGACCTCTGTGCCATCACCTTGGTGGGGAACAG agcCCCTGTTGCCATCGGAATTGCTGCCATGTCCACGGCTGAGATGCTGACCTCGGGCTTGAAAGGAAGGGGCTTCTCCATGCTGCACACCTACCAGGACCACTTATG TTTTTCCAGGCGATCTGGAGACAAGTCTTCTCTACCTTCCATTGCTCCACTGGCCCTGAACCCCCCAGATCTCGAGAAAGAGAAGGAGTCCATCACGGCAGACCCCGCCATGCAGAAAGACTTGAGGTGCCTGACCCTGGAGGGAGAAGATGAAAATGGGGGGGCTCAGCAGCAGATGTGTGGGAGGAAGTCCCTCTCAGAAGCCTCAGAAGACTCAAACTTCAGGGGTCTGAATCCAGACCCTACAGACAGCAAGACCCTTCAAG AGCAAATGGATGAACTATTACAACGATGCTTCTTGCACGCTTTAAAGTGCCAAGTCAAAAAAGCTGACCTCCCTTTACTCACCAGCACATTCCTTGGCAACCACATGTTCTCCTGCTG CCCCGAAGGACAACAGCTGGACATAAAGAAATCAAGCTACAGAAAG CTCTCTAAGTTCCTGCAGCAAATGCAGCAGGAGCAGATTGTACAGGTGGAGGAGCTGAGCAAAGGGGTGGAGAGCATTGTGGCTGTGGACTGGAAGCACCCGAG GATCACATCTTTCGTCATACCCGAGCCCTCCCCGACCTCCCAGACTATCCAGGAGGGTAGCAGGGAACAGCCCTATCACCCTCCAGATATAAAATCCCTCTACTGTGTCCCAGCCAACATGACCCTGCTCTTCCAGGAGTCTGGCCACAA GAAGGGGAGTATTCTCGAGGGTGGTGAGGTCCGGACAATCATCATCAATTATGCCAAGAAAAATGACCTGGTCGATGCGAACAACAAAAA tcTTGTGAAATTGGATCCCATCCTATGTGACTGCATCTTAGAGAAAAACGAACAGCATACCATCATGAAGCTTCCATGGGACAGTCTCCTGACCAG ATGTTTTGAAAAATTGCAGCCTGCCTATCAAGTGAGCTTTCCAGGACAAGAGCCCATTATGAAGAAAGGCAAAATCTGCCCAATTGATATCAGCCTAGCACAGAGAGCATCTaataaaaag GTGACTGTGGTCCGGAACTTGGAACCCTATGGTCTAGACCCGTGCTCAGTGGCTTCCATCCTCCAGCAGCGATGCCAGGCTAGCACGACAGTCACTCCTGCCCCTGGGGCCAAGGACAGCCTGCAGGTCCAGATCCAGGGAAACCAGATCCATCACCTCAGCCGGCTGTTGCTTG AAGAGTATCGGCTTCCTCGAAAATACATCCAAGGCCTAGAAAAAGCCCCCAAACCTGCCAAGAAGAAGTAA
- the EIF2D gene encoding eukaryotic translation initiation factor 2D isoform X3 translates to MLPGLVVPPAGLPQVQKGDLCAITLVGNRAPVAIGIAAMSTAEMLTSGLKGRGFSMLHTYQDHLCFSRRSGDKSSLPSIAPLALNPPDLEKEKESITADPAMQKDLRCLTLEGEDENGGAQQQMCGRKSLSEASEDSNFRGLNPDPTDSKTLQEQMDELLQRCFLHALKCQVKKADLPLLTSTFLGNHMFSCCPEGQQLDIKKSSYRKLSKFLQQMQQEQIVQVEELSKGVESIVAVDWKHPRITSFVIPEPSPTSQTIQEGSREQPYHPPDIKSLYCVPANMTLLFQESGHKKGSILEGGEVRTIIINYAKKNDLVDANNKNLVKLDPILCDCILEKNEQHTIMKLPWDSLLTRCFEKLQPAYQVSFPGQEPIMKKGKICPIDISLAQRASNKKVTVVRNLEPYGLDPCSVASILQQRCQASTTVTPAPGAKDSLQVQIQGNQIHHLSRLLLEEYRLPRKYIQGLEKAPKPAKKK, encoded by the exons ATGCTGCCAGGACTAGTGGTGCCCCCTGCTGGTCTGCCTCAGGTACAGAAGGGTGACCTCTGTGCCATCACCTTGGTGGGGAACAG agcCCCTGTTGCCATCGGAATTGCTGCCATGTCCACGGCTGAGATGCTGACCTCGGGCTTGAAAGGAAGGGGCTTCTCCATGCTGCACACCTACCAGGACCACTTATG TTTTTCCAGGCGATCTGGAGACAAGTCTTCTCTACCTTCCATTGCTCCACTGGCCCTGAACCCCCCAGATCTCGAGAAAGAGAAGGAGTCCATCACGGCAGACCCCGCCATGCAGAAAGACTTGAGGTGCCTGACCCTGGAGGGAGAAGATGAAAATGGGGGGGCTCAGCAGCAGATGTGTGGGAGGAAGTCCCTCTCAGAAGCCTCAGAAGACTCAAACTTCAGGGGTCTGAATCCAGACCCTACAGACAGCAAGACCCTTCAAG AGCAAATGGATGAACTATTACAACGATGCTTCTTGCACGCTTTAAAGTGCCAAGTCAAAAAAGCTGACCTCCCTTTACTCACCAGCACATTCCTTGGCAACCACATGTTCTCCTGCTG CCCCGAAGGACAACAGCTGGACATAAAGAAATCAAGCTACAGAAAG CTCTCTAAGTTCCTGCAGCAAATGCAGCAGGAGCAGATTGTACAGGTGGAGGAGCTGAGCAAAGGGGTGGAGAGCATTGTGGCTGTGGACTGGAAGCACCCGAG GATCACATCTTTCGTCATACCCGAGCCCTCCCCGACCTCCCAGACTATCCAGGAGGGTAGCAGGGAACAGCCCTATCACCCTCCAGATATAAAATCCCTCTACTGTGTCCCAGCCAACATGACCCTGCTCTTCCAGGAGTCTGGCCACAA GAAGGGGAGTATTCTCGAGGGTGGTGAGGTCCGGACAATCATCATCAATTATGCCAAGAAAAATGACCTGGTCGATGCGAACAACAAAAA tcTTGTGAAATTGGATCCCATCCTATGTGACTGCATCTTAGAGAAAAACGAACAGCATACCATCATGAAGCTTCCATGGGACAGTCTCCTGACCAG ATGTTTTGAAAAATTGCAGCCTGCCTATCAAGTGAGCTTTCCAGGACAAGAGCCCATTATGAAGAAAGGCAAAATCTGCCCAATTGATATCAGCCTAGCACAGAGAGCATCTaataaaaag GTGACTGTGGTCCGGAACTTGGAACCCTATGGTCTAGACCCGTGCTCAGTGGCTTCCATCCTCCAGCAGCGATGCCAGGCTAGCACGACAGTCACTCCTGCCCCTGGGGCCAAGGACAGCCTGCAGGTCCAGATCCAGGGAAACCAGATCCATCACCTCAGCCGGCTGTTGCTTG AAGAGTATCGGCTTCCTCGAAAATACATCCAAGGCCTAGAAAAAGCCCCCAAACCTGCCAAGAAGAAGTAA